The sequence GCCCGGCGCACCGCTGGATCGTTGAACGGCTTGCGAAAAGTGTTATAGATGAACATGTATGGATAAATGTCCTCCACCACAGCCAATGTGATGTGAGCTTTGCCCTTTAGACGTTCAGCATGGACTGGCATCAACTTCCGTCCCTCGGCCACGTCAATCTCACCCTTTTCCAGAGACATCGCCATACCGTCGATGCTCGTGTATTGGACCCTCAGAACGCCGTCGACCTTGGGAGGTTGGAAGTGAGCCTCGAACCGATTCAACAGAAGCTCTTCCCCCTTTCGATGGTAGGCGAATTTGAAGGGGCCACTGCCGATCGGCTTTTCATTGGCAAAATCCTGGGCCCTTGAGAGTCCGAGCTTCGATGGGACATCTTTCCAAATGTGCTTGGGTAAGATGTAGAGCTCGGCAAGTACCGCCGGCACGAAGGCAGCAAACGGCTCCTTAAGAATGAACCGCATGGTATGTTGATCAATCACCTTGATCTCTTTGATACGGTCCACCTTAGTCATGGCCCAGCCTGACTTTTGGTCCCTATAGTATTCATAGGAAAACTTCACATCCTCCGTGGTCACTGGCTGGCCATCGTGAAACTTCATGTCGGGTCGAAGTCGTACTTCGTAGGTCAGCGGGTCGATGATCTTCAAATCCTCGGCTGCCCATTTCTGTGGCATGCCTTTCTCATCGATTCGGAACAGCATATCGTATATCAGTCGAATCGTATAATGGTCGATGGCGGTAACCCAGTTCAGGGGGTTAAGGGAGGCGAGGGCACTCGGGACACCCCAACGAAGGGTCTTGCGACTCGTTTTTGGCTCGAAGGTCATCATGCTGGGAAAGGAATTAAATCCTTCGCCAGGTTGACTGACGGCGCCGCCGAAGTCTCGACTGTTATAGGGAAAGATCTGGTGCTTTAATACGATGGGTGTTACACCTTGTTCTCTCATCACGAGAGCCTGAGCATCTATCACAGCCTTCTTCCGCTCTCCGAGGGTTGTTGCTGTACGCTGCTTCTCCGCTAGTTTATCCATTTCTGGATTCTTATAACCGCCGTTCAGCCCACCTTCCTGTATCTGTGAGGAATGGAGCAACGAGAAGACGAAAAAGTCTGGGTCGAGACGCTGGGACTGACCAACCCAGAGGATCGGATAGACATCGAAATCCCTTGGCATTTGCGCAAGGGCGCGCGCACTGATCCGGGCCCAGGCCAGAGGGGTGACCGAAATGTCGAAACCCAACTCCCGCCACGACTCAGCCACTATTTGAACCATGTCGTACCGGAAGACATCTTCAGCAGGGGTGTGGACCAGGACCTCGATCCTTTGCACTGGTGTTTGTGCCTTTGCGAACCCTCCAATACCCGTTACCGCAAAAACTGCACAGAAAAATGTGATGAATACATGTTTTGATAGAATGGCTTTCATCTTGTTGTCTCCTTTCTTTGTGATTGTCTTGGGGTTCATGCCTTTAAGCATAGGTCCATCAGTTCTGTCACGTCAGACAGTCTCTCCAGCCTTTCCACCATCTCAACTACTCGAATTGCAGAACCACCACGGAGCTTCGGCGAAACATTTTCCAGGAACTTCGTCCGGATCTCTGGCCATCCTGCCAACTCCTCCCGTTCCCTCCGTGCTTCCAGGATGCGGCCATCCTTCATCCTTATCTTTAACCAGCCTGGAAATCGCACCGGATCTAATGTCTCATCAACGAAGTAGCTCGTTCTCTTGGCTAACCCAAGGACTTGTTTGTCACTTATAACAGCTGGCTCGAATTCCTGCATCG comes from Candidatus Eisenbacteria bacterium and encodes:
- a CDS encoding ABC transporter substrate-binding protein, which gives rise to MKAILSKHVFITFFCAVFAVTGIGGFAKAQTPVQRIEVLVHTPAEDVFRYDMVQIVAESWRELGFDISVTPLAWARISARALAQMPRDFDVYPILWVGQSQRLDPDFFVFSLLHSSQIQEGGLNGGYKNPEMDKLAEKQRTATTLGERKKAVIDAQALVMREQGVTPIVLKHQIFPYNSRDFGGAVSQPGEGFNSFPSMMTFEPKTSRKTLRWGVPSALASLNPLNWVTAIDHYTIRLIYDMLFRIDEKGMPQKWAAEDLKIIDPLTYEVRLRPDMKFHDGQPVTTEDVKFSYEYYRDQKSGWAMTKVDRIKEIKVIDQHTMRFILKEPFAAFVPAVLAELYILPKHIWKDVPSKLGLSRAQDFANEKPIGSGPFKFAYHRKGEELLLNRFEAHFQPPKVDGVLRVQYTSIDGMAMSLEKGEIDVAEGRKLMPVHAERLKGKAHITLAVVEDIYPYMFIYNTFRKPFNDPAVRRALSYAIPRQRIVDQLLMVYGAPATTYIGPANKEWVNTNVEKFDYDMKKARETLKAAGYQWDSKGRICYP